The following coding sequences are from one Gossypium raimondii isolate GPD5lz chromosome 4, ASM2569854v1, whole genome shotgun sequence window:
- the LOC105779416 gene encoding uncharacterized protein LOC105779416 produces the protein MGWLRAGSSVAKLAIRRTLSQGGSYAARSRIVPSQSRYFHTTVFKSKAQTAPVPRPVPLSKLTDSFLDGTSSVYLEELQRAWEADPDSVDESWDNFFRNFVGQAATSPGISGQTIQESMRLLLLVRAYQVNGHMKAKLDPLGLEEREIPDDLDPAFYGFTEADLDREFFLGVWRMAGFLSENRPVQTLRSILTRLEQAYCGSIGFEYMHIAERDKCNWLRDKIETPTPMQYNRQRREVILDRLIWSTQFENFLATKWTTAKRFGLEGGETLIPGMKEMFDRAADLGVESIVIGMPHRGRLNVLGNVVRKPLRQIFSEFSGGTRPVDEVGLYTGTGDVKYHLGTSYDRPTRGGKRIHLSLVANPSHLEAVDPVVVGKTRAKQYYSNDEDRTKNMAILIHGDGSFAGQGVVYETLHLSALPNYTTGGTIHIVVNNQVAFTTDPRAGRSSQYCTDVAKALNAPIFHVNGDDVEAVVHACELAAEWRQTFHSDVVVDLVCYRRFGHNEIDEPSFTQPKMYKIIRNHPSALQIYRNKLLESGQVTDDDIGNISQKVSTILNDEFLASKDYVPKRRDWLSAYWTGFKSPEQISRVRNTGVKPEILKNVGKAITTLPDNFKPHRAVKKVYEQRAQMIETGEGLDWAMGEALAFATLLVEGNHVRLSGQDVERGTFSHRHSVIHDQETGEQYCPLDHVIINQNEEMFTVSNSSLSEFGVLGFELGYSMENPNSLVMWEAQFGDFANGAQVIFDQFISSGEAKWLRQTGLVVLLPHGYDGQGPEHSSARLERYLQMSDDNPFVIPEMDTTLRKQIQECNWQVVNVTTPANYFHVLRRQIHREFRKPLIVMSPKNLLRHKDCKSNLSEFDDVQGHPGFDKQGTRFKRLIKDQNMHSDLEEGIRRLVLCSGKVYYELDDERKKNNATDVAICRVEQLCPFPYDLIQRELKRYPNAEIVWCQEEPMNMGAYNYIAPRLATAMTALGRGTFDDIRYIGRAPSASTATGFYSVHVKEQTELVQKAIQPEPIKTNTTI, from the exons ATGGGGTGGCTTAGAGCTGGGTCAAGTGTGGCAAAGCTTGCCATTAGGAGGACTTTGTCTCAGGGTGGATCATATGCTGCAAGATCACGCATTGTTCCTTCACAGAGTCGATATTTTCACACCACTGTCTTTAAATCAAAGGCACAGACTGCTCCCGTTCCTCGCCCTGTTCCACTTTCTAAGCTAACTGATAGTTTCTTAGATGGAACCAGTAGTGTATACTTAGAGGAGCTTCAAAGGGCCTGGGAAGCTGACCCAGATAGTGTTGATGAGTCGTGGGACAATTTCTTCAGGAATTTTGTTGGTCAGGCTGCCACATCTCCAGGAATTTCAGGCCAGACCATTCAGGAGAGTATGCGATTGTTATTGCTTGTGAGGGCTTACCAGGTTAATGGTCACATGAAAGCGAAGTTGGATCCGCTGGGTTTAGAGGAAAGGGAAATCCCTGATGATTTGGATCCAGCTTTTTATGGTTTTACTGAAGCTGATCTTGATAGAGAATTCTTTTTAGGTGTGTGGAGGATGGCTGGATTTTTATCAGAAAACCGACCCGTGCAGACACTTAGGTCGATTTTGACTCGGCTTGAGCAGGCTTACTGTGGAAGCATTGGGTTCGAATACATGCACATTGCTGAGCGTGACAAGTGCAACTGGTTGAGAGACAAGATTGAAACTCCAACACCAATGCAGTACAATCGCCAGCGGCGCGAAGTCATTCTTGATAGGCTTATATGGAGTACACAGTTTGAAAATTTCTTGGCTACCAAGTGGACAACAGCCAAGAGATTTGGGCTAGAAGGGGGTGAAACTTTAATTCCTGGAATGAAAGAGATGTTTGATAGGGCTGCAGATCTAGGGGTTGAAAGCATAGTTATTGGAATGCCTCACAGAGGAAGATTGAATGTGCTAGGTAATGTTGTCAGAAAGCCACTTCGTCAAATATTTAGTGAGTTCAGTGGTGGTACAAGGCCTGTGGATGAAGTTGGGCTTTACACAGGAACTGGTGATGTCAAATATCACTTGGGAACTTCCTATGATCGACCAACAAGAGGTGGAAAGAGAATTCATTTGTCTTTAGTTGCCAACCCCAGTCACTTGGAGGCTGTGGACCCAGTTGTTGTTGGAAAAACTAGAGCAAAGCAGTATTACTCCAATGACGAGGATAGGACCAAGAACATGGCTATTTTGATTCATGGAGATGGAAGCTTTGCTGGACAGGGTGTAGTCTATGAAACTCTTCATCTTAGTGCACTTCCAAACTACACTACTGGTGGAACTATACATATTGTAGTCAACAACCAAGTGGCATTTACAACTGATCCAAGGGCAGGCAGATCTTCACAGTATTGTACTGATGTTGCCAAAGCTTTGAATGCTCCCATTTTCCATGTAAATGGAGATGATGTTGAGGCAGTTGTCCATGCATGTGAACTTGCAGCTGAATGGCGCCAAACCTTCCATTCAGATGTGGTGGTTGATTTGGTCTGCTACCGTAGATTTGGGCATAATGAGATTGACGAACCATCATTTACACAGCCAAAGATGTATAAG aTCATTCGGAATCACCCCTCAGCACTTCAGATCTACCGAAACAAGTTGTTGGAGTCTGGGCAGGTGACAGATGACGACATTGGTAATATAAGTCAGAAGGTCAGTACAATTCTTAATGACGAATTCTTGGCCAGCAAAGATTATGTTCCCAAAAGACGGGACTGGCTCTCTGCTTACTGGACGGGATTCAAGTCACCTGAACAAATTTCACGTGTTCGGAACACTGG GGTTAAACCCGAGATATTGAAGAATGTTGGCAAAGCAATCACAACCCTTCCAGATAATTTTAAGCCTCATAGAGCGGTGAAGAAGGTTTATGAACAACGTGCGCAGATGATTGAGACAGGGGAGGGCCTTGACTGGGCTATGGGTGAAGCACTTGCATTTGCTACCTTGCTGGTGGAAGGTAACCATGTTAGGTTGAGTGGTCAGGATGTTGAAAGGGGTACATTCAGTCATCGGCATTCTGTGATTCACGACCAGGAAACAGGGGAACAGTATTGCCCTCTGGACCATGttatcatcaaccaaaatgagGAGATGTTTACTGTAAGCAATAG TTCTCTTTCTGAGTTTGGTGTGCTTGGATTCGAATTGGGTTACTCGATGGAGAATCCAAATTCATTGGTTATGTGGGAAGCTCAGTTTGGTGACTTTGCTAATGGTGCTCAAGTGATATTTGATCAGTTTATAAGTAGCGGGGAGGCAAAGTGGCTGCGTCAAACTGGTCTTGTAGTGCTGCTTCCCCATGGTTATGATGGACAAGGTCCAGAACATTCAAGTGCACGACTAGAGCGTTATCTTCAG ATGAGTGATGACAATCCTTTTGTGATACCTGAGATGGATACAACTCTTCGTAAACAAATTCAGGAGTGCAACTGGCAGGTGGTTAACGTTACAACACCTGCTAATTACTTCCATGTTTTGCGGCGTCAG ATACACAGGGAATTCCGTAAGCCTCTTATCGTGATGTCCCCCAAAAACTTACTTCGTCACAAGGACTGCAAATCAAATCTCTCTGAATTTGATGATGTCCAAGGCCACCCTGGTTTTGATAAACAAGGAACCAGATTTAAGCGACTTATAAAAGATCAGAATATGCACTCCGACCTTGAGGAGGGTATCAGACGGTTGGTACTTTGTTCCGGAAAG GTCTACTATGAGCTTGATGATGAGCGAAAGAAGAACAATGCTACCGACGTTGCTATCTGTCGTGTGGAACAGCTTTGCCCATTTCCTTATGACCTAATCCAGCGGGAGCTTAAGCGATATCCAA ACGCAGAGATTGTTTGGTGCCAGGAAGAACCGATGAACATGGGTGCATACAACTACATTGCACCTCGTCTTGCCACTGCAATGACTGCTTTGGGCAGAGGAACCTTTGATGATATCAGATACATTGGCCGTGCTCCATCTGCTTCCACTGCTACTGGCTTCTATTCTGTGCATGTGAAGGAACAAACCGAGCTTGTGCAAAAGGCCATTCAACCTGAACCGATCAAGACCAATACTACTATCTGA